Genomic window (Betaproteobacteria bacterium):
CGCTCCACTGGATCTCGCCGACGAGCGCTTTGGCGTACGGATCGATCAGCAGCTTGTGCGGATTGAAGCGATGACCCTGCTCGGGCGCATACCGCCCGTGCACCCGGTAGCCGTAGAGCGTCCCCGGCCGGGCCTGCGGCAAATAGCAATGCCAGACGCCGTTGGTACAGGACTCGACCTCGATGCGCTGCACTTCGTGACGGCCGCTCACATCGAAAATGCACAGTTCCACCCTTTGCGCGTGCGCCGAGAAGAGCGCGAAGTTGACCCCTGCGCCGTCCCAGGTCGCCCCGAGCGGAGCGGGTGCACCGGGCAGTACTTCCGTGACGAGCGGTTTGTGTGTTGAGCGGGAGGAATGTGGCACGCGGCTTGTGCAGAAGAAGCTGGGACTGATGCAAATTCCCGCAACGGGGAAGTGCTGCAGACTCGATGTGCGTGACGCGGTGCGTGCGGTTACGCGGTGATCGTGACAAGCAATTCGTCGACGATCGAGTGAGTGTGCGGAACTAAGGATAGCGAAGAAAGGAAGTGAGGGGCAATCGGAAAGCGCCCAATCTTCCTTCGCGCGTGCACAGCGACAGGTGCGCCATCTGTGTTGCGCGGCACGCACTGGCGACGGCGGCTGACTGCGGTTCACTTCGGCGCGTCCCGCTAGAATGCGCTTCC
Coding sequences:
- a CDS encoding glycogen debranching enzyme GlgX; translated protein: MPHSSRSTHKPLVTEVLPGAPAPLGATWDGAGVNFALFSAHAQRVELCIFDVSGRHEVQRIEVESCTNGVWHCYLPQARPGTLYGYRVHGRYAPEQGHRFNPHKLLIDPYAKALVGEIQWS